In Gadus macrocephalus chromosome 4, ASM3116895v1, the following proteins share a genomic window:
- the LOC132455635 gene encoding coiled-coil domain-containing protein 3-like codes for MLLTLSVTALVLCAWPVSLAHGCQLPTEWRPLSDGCRAELAEIIIYAKVLAIHREQYHGGAGSLYNSLPYPYGYGYEGAEEGLLYSAEVELLCDQAWGSMLEVPAGSRLNLTGLGYLSCQSHTVMDNYSYIFFLR; via the coding sequence ATGTTGTTGACACTCTCCGTCACGGCGCTCGTGCTGTGCGCGTGGCCGGTGAGCCTCGCGCACGGCTGCCAGCTCCCCACGGAGTGGCGGCCGCTGAGCGACGGGTGCCGCGCAGAGCTGGCGGAGATCATCATATACGCGAAGGTGCTTGCCATTCACCGGGAGCAGTATCACGGTGGGGCGGGGAGCCTGTACAACTCGCTCCCCTACCCGTACGGCTACGGGTACGAGGGCGCGGAGGAGGGTCTGCTTTATTCGGCGGAGGTGGAGCTACTGTGCGACCAGGCCTGGGGGAGCATGCTGGAGGTGCCAGCGGGCTCCCGGCTCAACCTCACCGGCCTGGGGTACCTGTCGTGCCAGTCGCACACGGTGATGGACAACTACTCGTACATCTTCTTCCTCCGGTAA
- the cdc123 gene encoding cell division cycle protein 123 homolog has translation MKKEQVVNCQFSVWYPIFKKHTIKSLILPLPQNVIDYLLDDGTLVVSGSDHNTEQRHTTNSDSDEEEDIQWSDDETTATVTAPEFPEFTSKVLEAINALGGRVFPKLNWSAPRDANWIALNSSLQCQSLSDVFLLFKSSDFITHDLTQPFLHCSDQDSPDPVINYELVLRKWSELIPGGEFRCFVKENKLIGICQRDYTQYYHHISNQEENVCQAIQTFFQEHIRYNFPDEDFVLDVYRDSCGRVWLIDINPFGLVTDSLLFSWEELTSGNPLSANQQEGEQAQQQEGPAFRHTTSEVTVQPSPCLSYRIPRDFVDLTTGEDAYKLIDFLKLKKNQQEASEEEEEEEQQDEEAPQ, from the exons ATGAAGAAGGAGCAAGTCGTCAACTGTCAGTTTTCGGTCTGGTACCCGATATTTAAGAAGCATACGATTAAAAG CTTGATTCTTCCACTGCCTCAGAATGTAATAGATTATTTACTGGACGATGGTACACTGGTAGTCTCTGGGAG tgatCACAACAcagaacaaagacacacaaccaATAGCGACTCAGATGAGGAAGAAGATATCCAG tGGTCTGATGACGAGACAACTGCTACTGTCACA GCTCCAGAGTTTCCAGAGTTCACCTCTAAAGTTCTAGAGGCCATCAACGCCTTGGGTGGGCGAGTCTTTCCTAAACTCAACTGGAGCGCTCCTCGG GATGCTAACTGGATCGCCCTGAACAGCTCCCTGCAGTGTCAGAGTTTGAGTGACGTATTTCTGCTCTTCAAGAGTTCGGACTTCATCACCCACGACCTCACGCAGCC ATTCCTGCATTGCAGTGACCAAGATTCCCCGGATCCAGTCATCAACTATGAG CTCGTCCTGAGGAAGTGGAGCGAACTCATTCCCGGGGGAGAGTTCCGCTGCTTCGTCAAAGAAAACAAACTTATCG GGATCTGCCAGAGGGACTACACTCAGTACTACCACCACATCTCCAATCAGGAGGAGAACGTCTGCCAGGCCATCCAGACCTTCTTCCAGGAGCATATCCGCTACAACTTCCCAGACGAGGACT TTGTGTTGGATGTGTACAGAGACAGCTGC ggaCGGGTGTGGCTCATCGACATCAACCCCTTCGGCCTGGTGACCGACTCGTTGCTGTTCTCGTGGGAGGAGCTTACATCCGGGAACCCGCTCTCGGCCAATCAGCAGGAAGGGGAACAAGCCCAGCAACAG gaggGCCCAGCGTTCCGCCACACCACCAGCGAGGTGACGGTACAGCCCAGCCCGTGTCTGAGTTACCGGATCCCGCGGGACTTTGTCGACCTCACCACCGGCGAAGACGCCTACAAACTCATCGACTTCCTCAAACTG AAGAAGAACCAACAGGAGGCgtccgaagaggaggaggaggaggagcagcaggacgaAGAGGCGCCGCAGTGA